The Neoarius graeffei isolate fNeoGra1 chromosome 10, fNeoGra1.pri, whole genome shotgun sequence genome has a segment encoding these proteins:
- the kgd4 gene encoding 28S ribosomal protein S36, mitochondrial isoform X3 encodes MLELRHLNRKWFLEVAMGSKVSSGKMAAASRVVQVVRPHTPLIKFPNREGMPKANVQEALKLFLANTPTPAAVHSAPSPPKPAGLVSRLPGTPDSIAIVKELPQRYRRRALALEEMDYIQRGGPE; translated from the exons ATGCTTGAG CTGCGTCATTTGAACCGGAAGTGGTTCCTGGAGGTCGCTATGGGaagtaaagtgagcagtggcaagATGGCGGCTGCCAGTCGGGTCGTACAG GTTGTGCGACCTCATACACCACTGATCAAATTTCCAAATCGGGAGGGTATGCCCAAGGCAAACG TACAAGAAGCACTAAAGCTATTTCTAGCCAACACACCCACACCCGCGGCAGTGCACTCGGCTCCATCACCTCCAAAACCTGCAGGACTCGTCAGTCGACTCCCGGGCACACCAGACAGCATCGCTATCGTTAAAGAGCTTCCACAGAGATACcggcgacgggccctcgcgctcgAGGAGATGGACTACATTCAG CGCGGCGGTCCTGAGTGA
- the kgd4 gene encoding 28S ribosomal protein S36, mitochondrial isoform X1 → MQQFGIQPQVLIFQTTVLRHLNRKWFLEVAMGSKVSSGKMAAASRVVQVVRPHTPLIKFPNREGMPKANVQEALKLFLANTPTPAAVHSAPSPPKPAGLVSRLPGTPDSIAIVKELPQRYRRRALALEEMDYIQRGGPE, encoded by the exons ATGCAGCAATTTGGGATTCAGCCACAGGTTCTCATCTTCCAGACCACTGTT CTGCGTCATTTGAACCGGAAGTGGTTCCTGGAGGTCGCTATGGGaagtaaagtgagcagtggcaagATGGCGGCTGCCAGTCGGGTCGTACAG GTTGTGCGACCTCATACACCACTGATCAAATTTCCAAATCGGGAGGGTATGCCCAAGGCAAACG TACAAGAAGCACTAAAGCTATTTCTAGCCAACACACCCACACCCGCGGCAGTGCACTCGGCTCCATCACCTCCAAAACCTGCAGGACTCGTCAGTCGACTCCCGGGCACACCAGACAGCATCGCTATCGTTAAAGAGCTTCCACAGAGATACcggcgacgggccctcgcgctcgAGGAGATGGACTACATTCAG CGCGGCGGTCCTGAGTGA
- the kgd4 gene encoding 28S ribosomal protein S36, mitochondrial isoform X2: MSCYLRHLNRKWFLEVAMGSKVSSGKMAAASRVVQVVRPHTPLIKFPNREGMPKANVQEALKLFLANTPTPAAVHSAPSPPKPAGLVSRLPGTPDSIAIVKELPQRYRRRALALEEMDYIQRGGPE, from the exons ATGTCCTGCTAC CTGCGTCATTTGAACCGGAAGTGGTTCCTGGAGGTCGCTATGGGaagtaaagtgagcagtggcaagATGGCGGCTGCCAGTCGGGTCGTACAG GTTGTGCGACCTCATACACCACTGATCAAATTTCCAAATCGGGAGGGTATGCCCAAGGCAAACG TACAAGAAGCACTAAAGCTATTTCTAGCCAACACACCCACACCCGCGGCAGTGCACTCGGCTCCATCACCTCCAAAACCTGCAGGACTCGTCAGTCGACTCCCGGGCACACCAGACAGCATCGCTATCGTTAAAGAGCTTCCACAGAGATACcggcgacgggccctcgcgctcgAGGAGATGGACTACATTCAG CGCGGCGGTCCTGAGTGA
- the kgd4 gene encoding 28S ribosomal protein S36, mitochondrial isoform X4 — MGSKVSSGKMAAASRVVQVVRPHTPLIKFPNREGMPKANVQEALKLFLANTPTPAAVHSAPSPPKPAGLVSRLPGTPDSIAIVKELPQRYRRRALALEEMDYIQRGGPE; from the exons ATGGGaagtaaagtgagcagtggcaagATGGCGGCTGCCAGTCGGGTCGTACAG GTTGTGCGACCTCATACACCACTGATCAAATTTCCAAATCGGGAGGGTATGCCCAAGGCAAACG TACAAGAAGCACTAAAGCTATTTCTAGCCAACACACCCACACCCGCGGCAGTGCACTCGGCTCCATCACCTCCAAAACCTGCAGGACTCGTCAGTCGACTCCCGGGCACACCAGACAGCATCGCTATCGTTAAAGAGCTTCCACAGAGATACcggcgacgggccctcgcgctcgAGGAGATGGACTACATTCAG CGCGGCGGTCCTGAGTGA